Proteins encoded by one window of Epinephelus moara isolate mb chromosome 18, YSFRI_EMoa_1.0, whole genome shotgun sequence:
- the LOC126404897 gene encoding alpha-2,8-sialyltransferase 8E-like, producing MRGQHLKSHFSLMFTFICLGTLLTTLLWSMVNNSNERHRPPPQKKSHPPPSELCKGCKEVIDKVKERYSQTWKKQEVNYQKFRLQLSIECNGFDKAIITQANTPVGSKIVYDGERKRTLNVTQEIFSTFAKEHPFQNKRWDTCAVVGNGGILSDSGCGKMIDSAQFVIRCNLPPLENGYEEDVGIKTDLVTANPTILRNKYGSLNGYRRPFVESLRTYGNSLMLLPAFSFGFSTPVCLRAAYTTSDFGSPIRAVFFNPDYLKSLAQFWRSQGLQEMRLSTGIMMVSLALEICADVHLYGFWPFSNHPHGLYALTNHYYDDMKAKQNFHAMPAEFDLLLRLHSQGVLRLHLGDCGPGGK from the exons ATGAGGGGACAGCATTTGAAGTCACACTTCTCTTTAATGTTCACTTTCATTTGTTTGGGGACCCTGCTGACCACTCTCCTCTGGTCCATGGTCAACAACAG CAATGAACGTCACAGACCACCTCCTCAAAAGAAAAGCCATCCTCCGCCCTCTGAACTCTGTAAAGGCTGCAA gGAGGTCATCGACAAAGTGAAAGAGCGTTACTCTCAAACATGGAAAAAGCAGGAAGTCAATTACCAAAAATTCAG ATTACAGCTGAGCATCGAGTGCAATGGTTTTGACAAGGCCATCATTACTCAGGCCAACACTCCGGTGGGATCCAAGATTGTGTATGACGGGGAAAGGAAGAGGACCCTCAACGTGACCCAGGAGATTTTCAGTACCTTTGCAAAG GAGCATCCGTTTCAAAACAAAAGATGGGACACGTGTGCTGTTGTCGGGAACGGAGGGATCCTGAGCGACAGCGGCTGTGGAAAGATGATCGATTCAGCTCAGTTTGTTATCAG gtgCAACCTACCTCCTTTGGAAAACGGATATGAGGAAGATGTGGGCATCAAGACTGACCTTGTGACAGCAAACCCAACAATCCTCCGAAATAA gtaTGGGTCTCTAAATGGGTATCGACGTCCGTTTGTGGAGAGTCTGCGTACCTACGGCAACTCACTGATGCTCCTTCCCGCCTTCTCCTTTGGCTTCTCAACTCCTGTGTGCCTGCGGGCTGCCTACACAACTTCGGACTTTGGAAGCCCCATACGGGCTGTCTTCTTCAACCCTGACTACCTCAAGAGTCTGGCCCAATTCTGGCGCTCCCAAGGCTTACAAGAAATGAGGCTCAGCACTGGAATAATGATGGTTAGCCTGGCGCTGGAAATCTGTGCCGATGTGCATCTGTACGGGTTCTGGCCTTTCAGTAATCACCCACATGGACTCTATGCCCTGACGAACCACTACTATGATGACATGAAAGCTAAGCAAAATTTTCACGCCATGCCAGCTGAGTTTGACCTCTTGTTGAGGCTGCACAGTCAGGGGGTTTTGAGGCTTCACCTGGGAGACTGTGGACCAGGTGGAAAGTAG
- the LOC126404900 gene encoding alpha-2,8-sialyltransferase 8E-like, which yields MRRRIRKSLCFLVFTLLCLGTLLITLIRSKVDNNDVASHGPPRHKKSHPPPTELCEGCKEILDKVKELYSKTWEKHEYNYQKIRLQLSSECNGFDKAIITQANSPVGSKIVYDGEKTRTLKVTSKIFSTFAKEHPFQNKTRDTCAIVGNGGILTNSSCGKMIDSAQFVIRCNLPPLENGYEEDVGIKTDLVTANPSIFLFKYQSLLERHRPFADSLHSYGNSLLLCPAFSYGFNTNVCQRAAYSVEDFEIPMRPVYLNPDYLLSLVRFWRSQGLKENRHSTGLMMVSLALELCTNVHLYGFWPYGNHPHGLYALNNHYYDDVAPKKGVHTMSSEFELLLRLHNQGILRLHLEDCSSD from the exons ATGAGGCGACGGATTCGAAAGTCACTGTGCTTTTTGGTATTTACTCTCCTCTGTTTGGGAACCCTGCTCATCACTCTCATCAGGTCCAAGGTTGACAACAA TGATGTGGCGTCCCACGGACCGCCTCGCCACAAGAAAAGCCACCCTCCGCCCACTGAACTCTGTGAAGGTTGCAA AGAGATCCTTGACAAAGTGAAAGAGCTTTATTCTAAAACCTGGGAGAAGCACGAGTACAATTACCAAAAAATCag ATTACAGCTGAGCTCTGAGTGCAATGGTTTTGACAAGGCCATCATTACTCAGGCCAATAGTCCGGTGGGATCCAAGATTGTGTACGACGGGGAAAAGACGAGGACCCTCAAGGTGACGTCGAAGATTTTTAGCACCTTCGCAAAG GAGCatccttttcaaaataaaacacggGACACATGTGCTATTGTTGGGAACGGAGGGATCCTGACCAACAGCAGCTGCGGAAAGATGATCGATTCAGCTCAGTTTGTTATCAG GTGCAACCTACCTCCTTTGGAAAATGGCTATGAGGAAGATGTGGGCATCAAGACTGACCTTGTGACAGCAAACCCAAGCATCTTTCTATTCAA gtATCAATCTCTATTGGAGCGCCACCGTCCTTTTGCGGACAGCCTGCATAGCTACGGCAACTCCCTGCTGCTTTGTCCCGCCTTCTCCTATGGCTTTAACACTAATGTGTGCCAGCGGGCTGCCTACAGTGTTGAAGACTTTGAAATCCCCATGCGGCCTGTGTACTTAAATCCCGACTACCTCCTGAGTCTGGTCCGCTTCTGGCGCTCCCAAGGCCTAAAAGAAAATCGACACAGCACCGGCCTCATGATGGTTAGCCTGGCGCTGGAACTCTGTACCAACGTGCATCTGTACGGGTTCTGGCCCTACGGTAATCACCCGCATGGACTCTACGCCCTGAATAACCACTACTATGATGACGTAGCACCTAAAAAAGGAGTCCACACCATGTCGAGTGAGTTTGAGCTCTTGTTGCGGCTGCACAATCAGGGGATTCTCAGGCTTCACCTGGAAGATTGTTCATCAGATTAA